A section of the Pochonia chlamydosporia 170 chromosome 2, whole genome shotgun sequence genome encodes:
- a CDS encoding fatty acid synthase beta subunit dehydratase (similar to Aspergillus terreus NIH2624 XP_001213436.1) gives MYGTGTGPQTGISTPRSSASLRPLTLTHGSLETSFLVPTSLHFHASQIKDRFVATLPTATDELAQDDEPSSVAELVARYLGFVAKEVEEGEDDAQGSYEEVLKLVLNEFERAFLRGNECHAIAASLPGIELKKLEVIRCYYMARAVSNRTIRPHESALFRAADDGSAEIYTIFGGQGNIEEYFDELRQVFQTYSSFVGDLITSSAEQLITLSTNSSAEKMFPKGLDIMNWLQHPDSTPDVEYLISAPVSFPLIGLVQMAHYEVTCKVLGVHPGMLRERISGSTGHSQGIVMAAATAAADSWESWREIVSSTLSILFWVGTRSQQAFPTTSMTPTMLRESMEHGEGNPTPMLSIRDLSQQEVQKHIDATNEYLPPHRHISISLINSPRNLVVTGPPTSLPDPCSLERKVRFVNRFLPITAPFHSKYLAEATEMIDADLKNISIDAQDLGIPVFDTNTGKDLRNEVKGNIVPALVRLITRAPVNWEKATVFPDATHILDFGPGGVSGLGTLTSRNKEGTGVRVILAGTIDGTMNEVGYKPEIFDRDEENALRYAIDWVKEFGPRLVKTSSGRKYLDTKMSRLLGLPPIVVAGMTPATVPWDFVAATMNAGYHIELAGGGYFMGNMMTDALLKIEKAIPSGRGITVNLIYVNPRAMAWQIPLIGKLRAEGVPIEGLTIGAGVPSIEVAQEYIETLGLKHIGFKPGSVEAIQAVVNIAKANPNFPVILQWTGGRGGGHHSFEDFHQPILQMYGRIRRQENIILVAGSGFGGAEDTYPYITGQWSKKYGYPPMPYDGCLFGSRMMVAKEAHTSKDAKQAIIDAPGVEDGEWEKTYKGPAGGVITVRSEMGEPIHKLATRGVRFWAEMDQKIFSLPKEKRIAELKKNRDYIIKRLNDDFQKVWFGCDKEGKACDLEDMTYGDVVRRMVELLYVKHQKRWIDPSYIKFTGDFIHRVEERFTSVAGKPSLLQNYSDLNDPFTTVERILSNYPEAETQIINAQDVQHFLMLCMNPFQKPVTFIPSLDDNFEFYFKKDSLWQSEDLDAVIGQDVGRTCVLQGPAAVRFSTVVDEPIKDILDGIHETHIKMLTRDMYSNDESSIPSVEYFGGKLVDSEIPLDVEGLTVAYDAHKNTYRLSSAAGASLPSVDSWLALLAGPNRNWRHALLMSDVVVQGQKFQTNPLKRIFAPARGLFVEIQYPNEPAKTTIIVREQPRHNHYVDVIEVKLVGKNEILVNLIKDTTALGKPAAMPLKFTYHPEAGYAPIREVMEDRNDRIKEFYWKAWFGDEPLNLDALVTSTFDGGRTTITSEAINDFVHAVGNTGEAFVDRPGKIVNAPMDFAIVVGWKAITKPIFPRTIDGDLLKLVHLSNQFRMIPGAEPLKKGDEVATTAQVNAVINQEAGKMVEVCGTISRDGKPVMEVTSQFLYRGKYTDFENTFQRKIETPVQVHLATTKDVAILRSKQWFATDELPSEIDLLGQTLTFKLQSLVRYKNRNVFSSVETRGQVLLELPTKEVIQVASVDYEAGESHGNPVIDYLERNGSPLDQPILFENPIPLSGKTPLQLRAPASNETYARVSGDYNPIHVSRVFSTYANLPGTITHGMYSSAAVRSLVETWAAENDIGRVRSFHATFVGMVLPNDDIQVKLQHVGMVAGRKIIKVEVTNTENEEKVLLGEAEVEQPVTAYVFTGQGSQEQGMGMELYGSSPVAKEVWDRADKYLLDNYGFSITNIVKNNPKELTIHFGGPRGKAIRQNYMAMTFETVAADGSIKSERIFKEIDESTTSYTYRSPTGLLSATQFTQPALTLMEKASFEDMKSKGLVPRDSTFAGHSLGEYSALAALADVMPIESLVSVVFYRGLTMQVAVERDEAGRSNYSMCAVNPSRISKTFNEEALQFVVNNIAEETGWLLEIVNYNIANMQYVCAGDLRALDTLAGVTNFLKMQQIDIEEMRSNIEEAKEALRKIIRGCADATLKKPLPLELERGFATIPLRGIDVPFHSTFLRSGVKPFRSFLLKKINKTTIDPSKLVGKYIPNVTAKPFELTKEYFEDVYKLTNSPKIGAVLANWDKYTQEDDGKAVSDSSSSVGYDGPGAAA, from the exons ATGTACGGCACTGGCACCGGCCCTCAAACGGGCATTTCCACTCCCAGGTCCAGCGCCTCTCTTCGACCCTTGACCCTCACCCACGGCTCTCTCGAAACCTCATTCCTCGTTCCTACCAGCCTCCACTTCCACGCTTCCCAGATTAAAGACCGATTTGTGGCTACCCTGCCCACTGCCACAGACGAGCTTGCTCAGGATGACGAGCCTTCATCTGTCGCCGAGTTGGTAGCCCGATATCTCGGCTTTGTCGCCaaagaggttgaggagggcgaggatgacgCACAGGGTTCATACGAAGAGGTTCTGAAGCTTGTTCTCAATGAATTTGAACGAGCCTTCCTCCGCGGCAATgaatgccatgccattgccgctTCACTTCCTGGCATTGAACTGAAGAAGCTTGAGGTTATCCGCTGCTACTACATGGCGCGGGCGGTTTCTAACAGAACTATCCGACCCCACGAGTCTGCGCTGTTCCGAGCCGCCGACGATGGCTCTGCCGAAATTTACACCATTTTTGGTGGCCagggaaacattgaagaataCTTTGATGAACTTCGCCAGGTTTTCCAGACCTACTCCAGCTTTGTTGGCGACCTCATCACCTCATCAGCCGAGCAGCTGATTACTCTCTCTACCAACTCCAGCGCAGAGAAGATGTTCCCCAAGGGTCTGGATATCATGAACTGGTTACAGCATCCCGATTCCACTCCCGACGTTGAATACCTGATCTCTGCACCTGTCAGCTTCCCCTTGATCGGTCTCGTCCAGATGGCCCATTATGAGGTTACTTGCAAGGTTCTGGGTGTTCACCCTGGTATGCTCCGCGAGCGCATCAGTGGTAGCACTGGTCACTCTCAGGGTATTGTAATGGCCGCCGCAACCGCAGCTGCCGACTCCTGGGAGTCATGGCGCGAGATTGTGAGCTCAACGCTGTCCATCTTGTTCTGGGTTGGTACAAGAAGCCAGCAGGCTTTCCCTACTACTTCCATGACTCCTACCATGTTGCGTGAGTCCATGGAGCATGGCGAGGGCAACCCCACGCCCATGTTGAGCATTCGCGATCTTTCTCAACAGGAAGTCCAGAAGCACATTGATGCTACCAACGAATACCTTCCTCCCCACCGCCACATCAGCATCTCGCTTATCAACAGCCCTCGAAACTTGGTTGTCACAGGTCCCCCTACCTCTTT ACCAGACCCGTGTTCCCTAGAGCGTAAGGTCCGCTTTGTCAACCGCTTCCTCCCCATTACGGCTCCTTTCCACAGCAAGTACCTCGCGGAGGCTACTGAGATGATTGATGCTGATCTCAAAAACATCTCCATTGACGCCCAGGATCTTGGCATCCCTGTTTTCGACACAAACACTGGAAAGGACCTGCGAAACGAGGTCAAGGGCAATATTGTCCCTGCTTTGGTTCGACTGATTACTCGCGCCCCTGTCAACTGGGAGAAGGCCACTGTCTTCCCGGATGCCACTCACATCTTGGACTTTGGCCCCGGTGGTGTTTCTGGTCTTGGTACCCTGACAAGCCGAAACAAGGAGGGTACTGGCGTCCGTGTCATTCTGGCTGGTACCATTGATGGCACCATGAATGAGGTTGGCTACAAGCCCGAGATCTTCGATAGAGACGAAGAGAACGCGTTGCGGTATGCCATTGACTGGGTCAAGGAGTTTGGTCCTCGCCTCGTCAAGACCTCTAGCGGCCGCAAATATCTTGACACCAAGATGAGTCGTCTTCTTGGATTGCCTCCCATTGTTGTGGCTGGCATGACTCCTGCTACCGTTCCTTGGGATTTTGTTGCTGCTACCATGAACGCTGGTTACCATATTGagcttgctggtggtggttaCTTCATGGGTAACATGATGACCGACGCTCTTCTCAAGATTGAAAAGGCAATCCCTTCTGGACGTGGTATCACCGTCAACTTGATCTACGTCAATCCTCGAGCTATGGCTTGGCAGATTCCCCTGATTGGTAAGCTCCGTGCTGAGGGTGTTCCCATCGAAGGCTTGACCATCGGTGCTGGTGTTCCTTCTATCGAGGTTGCCCAGGAGTACATTGAGACTCTCGGTCTCAAGCATATTGGCTTCAAGCCAGGTTctgttgaagccattcaggccgtcgtcaacatcgccaaggccaaccccaacttcccaGTCATCTTGCAGTGGActggtggtcgtggtggtggtcaCCACTCCTTCGAAGACTTCCATCAGCCCATTCTTCAAATGTACGGCCGCATCCGTCGCCAAGAAAACATTATCCTGGTCGCTGGCAGTGGTTTTGGTGGCGCTGAGGACACTTACCCTTACATCACCGGACAGTGGTCCAAGAAGTATGGTTATCCTCCCATGCCCTATGACGGCTGCTTGTTCGGCAGTCGCATGATGGTGGCCAAGGAGGCACACACCAGCAAAGATGCCAAGCAGGCTATTATCGACGCCCCTGGTGTCGAAGACGGAGAGTGGGAGAAGACTTACAAGGGTCCTGCTGGAGGTGTCATCACTGTTCGTTCCGAAATGGGTGAACCAATTCACAAGTTGGCCACCCGAGGTGTCCGTTTCTGGGCCGAGATGGACCAGAAGATCTTCAGCTTGCCCAAGGAGAAGCGTATTGCAGAGCTCAAGAAGAATCGCGACTACATCATCAAGCGCCTCAACGACGACTTCCAAAAGGTTTGGTTCGGGTGCGATAAGGAGGGCAAGGCTTGCGATTTGGAGGATATGACTTATGGCGATGTCGTTCGCCGTATGGTTGAACTTCTCTACGTCAAGCATCAGAAGCGCTGGATTGACCCCAGCTACATCAAGTTTACTGGCGACTTCATCCACCGTGTTGAGGAACGTTTCACCAGCGTCGCCGGAAAGCCGTCTCTCCTCCAGAACTACTCGGATCTCAACGACCCTTTCACAACTGTGGAGCGCATTCTCTCTAATTACCCAGAAGCTGAGACTCAGATCATCAACGCCCAGGACGTCCAGCACTTCCTGATGCTTTGCATGAACCCCTTCCAGAAGCCCGTCACTTTCATTCCCAGCCTTGATGATAACTTTGAGTTCTACTTCAAGAAGGACTCTCTTTGGCAGTCCGAGGACTTGGACGCTGTCATTGGCCAGGATGTCGGCCGAACTTGCGTCCTCCAGGGTCCTGCCGCCGTCAGGTTCTCAACTGTTGTGGATGAGCCTATCAAGGATATTCTCGACGGCATTCACGAAACTCACATCAAGATGCTCACCCGAGACATGTACAGCAATGATGAGTCTTCCATTCCTTCCGTCGAGTATTTTGGCGGCAAGTTGGTCGACTCTGAGATTCCCCTCGACGTTGAGGGTCTCACGGTTGCCTATGATGCTCACAAGAACACATACCGCCTGTCTTCTGCTGCTGGCGCTTCGCTTCCCTCGGTGGATTCCTGGttggctttgctggctggtcCTAACCGCAACTGGCGCCACGCTCTTCTCATGTCTGATGTGGTTGTCCAGGGCCAGAAGTTCCAGACCAACCCTCTCAAGCGCATCTTTGCCCCCGCTCGCGGTCTTTTTGTGGAAATTCAATATCCTAATGAGCCTGCCAAGACTACCATCATTGTTCGGGAGCAACCTCGACACAACCACTACGTCGATGTCATCGAGGTTAAGCTTGTTGGCAAGAATGAGATTCTTGTCAACCTGATCAAGGATACTACGGCCCTTGGCAAGCCCGCTGCCATGCCGCTCAAGTTCACCTATCACCCCGAGGCTGGTTACGCTCCCATCCGCGAAGTCATGGAGGACCGCAACGATCGTATCAAGGAGTTCTACTGGAAGGCGTGGTTCGGCGACGAGCCCCTGAACTTGGACGCCCTCGTCACCAGCACATTCGACGGTGGACGCACTACTATCACCAGTGAGGCTATCAATGACTTTGTTCACGCTGTTGGCAACACTGGCGAAGCATTCGTCGACAGACctggcaagattgtcaatGCTCCTATGGACTTTGCCATTGTTGTTGGATGGAAGGCCATTACCAAACCCATCTTCCCTCGCACCATTGATGGTGACTTGCTTAAGCTGGTCCACTTGTCCAACCAGTTCCGCATGATTCCTGGCGCTGAGCCTCTCAAGAAGGGTGACGAGGTTGCCACCACCGCCCAGGTCAACGCAGTGATCAACCAGGAAGCCGGCAAGATGGTCGAGGTTTGTGGTACTATTTCTCGTGATGGGAAGCCTGTCATGGAGGTGACGTCGCAGTTCCTGTACCGCGGCAAGTACACCGACTTTGAGAATACTTTCCAGCGCAAGATTGAGACCCCCGTCCAGGTCCACCTAGCCACGACCAAGGACGTTGCTATTCTGCGCTCCAAGCAGTGGTTCGCCACTGATGAGCTCCCTAGCGAGATTGACCTGCTTGGCCAGACCCTGACCTTCAAGCTTCAGTCTCTGGTCCGCTACAAGAACAGGAACGTCTTCAGCAGTGTCGAGACTCGAGGACAAGTTCTCCTTGAGCTACCCACCAAGGAAGTCATTCAGGTCGCCAGTGTCGACTACGAGGCTGGAGAGTCGCATGGAAACCCCGTCATTGACTACTTGGAGCGTAACGGCTCTCCCCTGGATCAGCCCATCCTCTTCGAGAACCCTATCCCTCTCAGTGGCAAGACTCCTCTGCAGCTGCGTGCCCCCGCCTCCAACGAGACTTATGCTCGCGTCTCTGGAGATTACAACCCTATTCACGTTTCCCGCGTCTTCTCCACCTATGCCAACCTTCCGGGTACCATCACCCACGGCATGTACTCCAGTGCTGCTGTCCGAAGTTTGGTTGAAACCTGGGCTGCTGAGAACGATATCGGCCGTGTCCGCAGCTTCCACGCAACCTTTGTTGGCATGGTCCTTCCCAACGACGATATCCAGGTGAAGTTGCAGCACGTTGGTATGGTTGCTGGTCGCAAGATCATCAAGGTTGAGGTCACCAACACCGAAAACGAGGAGAAGGTCCTACTTGGTGAGGCCGAAGTAGAACAGCCCGTCACTGCCTACGTCTTTACTGGTCAAGGCtcacaagagcaaggcatGGGTATGGAGTTGTATGGTAGCAGCCCTGTGGCCAAGGAGGTTTGGGACCGAGCTGATAAGTACCTGCTGGATAACTATG GCTTCTCAATCaccaacattgtcaagaACAACCCCAAGGAGCTCACTATCCACTTTGGTGGCCCCAGAGGCAAGGCCATTCGCCAAAACTACATGGCCATGACCTTTGAGactgtggctgctgatggCTCCATCAAATCTGAACGTATTTTCAAGGAGATTGACGAGAGCACCACTTCTTATACTTACCGCTCACCAACTGGTCTGCTTTCGGCCACTCAATTCACGCAACCCGCCCTGACTCTTATGGAGAAGGCCAGTTTCGAGGATATGAAGTCAAAGGGCCTCGTGCCTCGTGACAGCACCTTTGCTGGCCACTCTCTGGGTGAATACTCGGCCCTGGCTGCATTGGCTGATGTCATGCCCATCGAGTCACTGGTGTCGGTTGTTTTCTACCGTGGTCTGACCATGCAAGTCGCCGTCGAGCGTGACGAGGCTGGCCGATCCAACTACTCCATGTGCGCGGTCAACCCCAGCCGTATCTCCAAGACGTTCAACGAAGAAGCTCTGCAGTTTGTTGTCAATAACATTGCTGAGGAGACGGGCTGGTTACTGGAGATTGTCAACtacaacattgccaacatgcaATACGTATGCGCTGGTGACTTGCGTGCACTAGACACGCTCGCCGGTG